TTAGGGCAAAAGTATATAAAGTAAGAGGTCATTATTCTTAAAAATGATTTTTTTTTTAGATGCTATAATCTAATTCTATTTTAAATTGTTAAAAGATTAATAGAAAAATAAATAACATTATGCTTGCATAATAAAAAAAGAGTATTTATATTTACATTTCGAAAAAGTGAAGATTACATTAAAACAATATAATTATGTCAGAAATAAGCGAAAAAGCAATTAAGGGAGCAGAGTTCATTATTCGTGACTCTAAACCTGAAGAAATTTTCATTCCAGAAGAATGGTCAGAAGAGCAACAAATGATTGCTAAAATGTGCGATGATTTTATCGTACAAGAAGTTATGCCTAATATAGAAGGCATTGATAAAATGGAGGAAGGATTGATGGTTTCTCTTCTAAATAAAGCAGGAGAATTGGGGCTATTAGGTCTATCAGTTCCTGAAGAATTAGGCGGAATGGGAGTTGACTTTAAAACTTCTCTTTTAGCAACTGAGAGATTGGGAGCAGGATACTCTTTTTCAGTAGCATTTGGTGCGCATACAGGAATTGGTTCTCTACCTTTATTATATTATGGAACAGAAGCACAAAAACAAAAATATTCTCCAAAATTAGCTTCTGGAGAATGGAAGGCTTCTTATTGTTTAACTGAGCCATCTGCTGGTTCTGACGCAAACTCTGGTAAAACAAAAGCTGTTTTATCCGAAGATGGAAAACATTATATCATCAATGGTCAGAAGATGTGGATTACCAATGCAGGGTTTGCCAATTTATTTACTGTTTTTGCTAAGATTGATAATGATGAAAAATTATCAGCGTTTTTGGTAGAGGCAGATAGTGAAGGGATTACATTAAATCCCGAAGAAAAGAAAATGGGAATTAAAGGTTCTTCTACTCGCCAAGTGTTCTTTAACAATGTTAAAGTTCCGGTAGAGAACATGCTTTCTGAAAGAGGAAATGGATTTAAGATAGCTTTAAACATTTTAAATATTGGTAGAATTAAATTAGCTGCCGGTGTTTTAGGAGGAGCTAAAGCTGCTATTTCTGAATCTATTAAATACGCTAACGAGAGAGAGCAATTTGGAAGACCTATTTCAAAATATGGAGCTATCCGTTACAAAATTGCTGAGCAAGTAATTCGTGCGTATGTTGTAGAATCTGCAACTTACAGAGCGGGACAAAATATTGATGATGCTATCAATGCTTACCATGCTGGAGGAATGGATTTAGGTGAGGCTACCTTAAAAGGAATTGAGCAATTTGCACCTGAATGTGCTATTTTAAAAGTAGCTGGTTCAGAGACATTGGATTATGTGGTAGATGAAGCAGTTCAGATCCATGGTGGTATTGGATATTCAGCTGAGTCATTAGTGGAAAGAGCTTACCGTGATTCTCGTATCAATCGAATTTTTGAAGGAACCAATGAGATTAACAGAATGTTAATTATTGACCTAGTTCTAAAAAGAGCGATGAAAGGAGAATTGGATTTAATGGGACCAGCTATGGCTGTTGCAGGTGAGTTGATGAGTATCCCTGATATGGGTGATGCTGGAGAAGGTGTCTTTGCCGAAGAATACAAAGCACTGAAAGGATTCAAAAAGACTGTATTAATGGTAGCTGGTTCAGCTGTTCAGAAATTGATGCAAACTTTATCCAAAGAACAAGAAGTTTTAATGAATATTGCTGATTTATCTATTCAAACATATTTAGCAGAATCTGTTCTATTGCGAGTTGATAAATTAATTGGAATGCGTGGTGAAGAAGCATGTAAGGATGAAATTGCTATTGCAAAAACATTTATCTATGATGCGGCTGATCGTATGCACAAAGCAGCTAAAGACGCTATTAATTCATTTGCAGATGGAGATGAAGCTCGTATGATGCAAATGGGATTAAAACGATTTACAAAAACTGAAAACTTCAACGTCAAAGAAGCACGTCAGCAAATTGCACAGCGTGTTATCAATGCGGGAGTATATAATTTTTAAACGGTGTTTTAGTGTAGACAAAACATAAAGTTTGGTTGACTTTATGTAGCTTGTTTAGTTTATAGTTGAAAAGGGTTCACGCAAGTGAGCCCTTTTTGATTGTTAGTTATTATTCCCTGATATACAAACGTGATATACAAGTTAATTTCCTAAATTAGTGATATTAAAACACTATGTAATGACTAAAAAGATTAGAATTTTATGCCTTGATGGTGGAGGAATCAGAGGCATCATACCTGCTACCGTTATGGAATATGTGGAGCATGAATTAAAAAAACGAACAAATAATCAACAAGCACGTATTGCTGATTATTTTGATATGATTGTTGGAACGAGTACCGGAGGTATTCTCGCTTGCTACTATTTATTTCCCAATCCAAAGAAAGATGATCTCAACGAACCAACATCTTTGTATGAAGCTTCTGAAGCTTTGGATTTATATGCCAAATTAGGACCTAAGATTTTTACAGAATCCAAACGATTTGGGTGGTTTGGCTTGCGACAGTTATTCAATGCTACCATGTTTAGTTCTTCTAATATAGAAACTATATTTAAGGAGGAATTTGGAGATGTATATATGGACGATCTTGTAAAAAAATGTGTTATAACGACATATAATATGGACAAACAACGCTCCTTCTTTTTCGATAGTAGGGACGAAAAAAAAGGAAGGAAGTTTTTAATTAGAGATGTTGCCAGATCTACTTCAGCTGCTCCCACTTATTTCCCTTCTGCAATTATTAAAAATTACGGAGATGATACGAAAATGGTAAATATTGATGGGGGAGTATTTGCCAACAATCCTGCGATGTGTGCCTATGCAGAAGCACGGAATACAAACTTCCAAGATATTGGAAAAGAAAACTTTCCCTCAGCAAAAGATATGCTTATCTTATCTATAGGAACGGGAGCACAAAACCTCAATTTAAATAATTACCAACAATCTAATAAATGGGGTATCATAAAATGGGCGAAAGCGATTCCTGATATTATGATGGATGGAAGTGCAGATACAGTTAACTATCAAGCGAAACTGCTTTTTGAGACCTTGGAAGGAGAAGATAAAAAGAACTATAAAAGAGTGGATGTGCCAAGCGCTAACCGCAATGAAAATATGTACAGTACAGATATGTCTGATGCTTCTCAAGAAAATATAGAAAACCTCAAAAGAGCAGGGAAGCTTGCTTTAGAACAAGCCCAAGTCGAGAAGAAAAATGAATTTACGCTGGATGAATTTATTGATCAATTAATAAATCATGGATGAGGTGCGACGGAGGATTTTCTGATATTTTCTAATTAATTTCTTGGATTTTCCATTTCTTATCTTATCTTATCTTAGTTATACATTAACTATTAAAACTTCTATTATGAAACACTTAGCGACCCCTTTAAGAAATGTTATACGAGTTGTTATTGCACTGATTTGTGCGACTTCGGTATAGTTCATTGTATTCAATTCTTAGTACAATGAAAACAATTAGAACAATTCTTAGTATTATTTTGTTACTGTCTTTATTTTCCTGCACTAAATTTGGGAAGAACGTAACAGTTAAGGGCAGAGTATTAAATCCCATAACTGGGGAGGGAATTTCTGGCGTACAAATAATATTGAAAAGAAGCACTCTGGGTGGCGCTCCTGGATTTCAATCGGGAGGTAGTAAGATAATTAAAGAAACGACCACTGATGAGAATGGTTATTATGAATTAAATAAACTCACATTAAGTGGCTCTGTACTCATGAGCGCGCACATTGGAGACAGACATCCTATAGGTTGGTGGAAGGGTGGTTCCTATTCTTCTTTTCAAAATTTACCCATAGATTTAGGAAAAACTACCCATGCTGATTTCCATGCCGTGCCTTATGGGAAGTTAAGATATACAATAAAGAATGTTTCGTGTTTCGATCAATATGATTCATTATTATTATATACTAATTATCAATTATCAAATGTTTCTGAATATCAAAATTCAAGGACTTATCTTGGATGTTTTGAATATGTTGGTACAGTTTATACTAAATTTCCAATGGGCTGGTATTATTTTAGTGGAAATGTAATCAAGAATAATATAACGACAAGTTTTAAAGACAGTATTTTCATTACAAATGGAGGGAAACACGAATGGTTATTTTACTATTAATTGGAAATGAGTTTAAATAAATTAATGGTTAATTGATGATGAAAACAATTAGAACAATTCTTGGTATTATTTTGTTACTGTCTTTATTTTCCTGCACTAAATTTGGGAAGAACGTAACAGTTAAGGGTATCGAGGACTGATAATACATTAGAACGGGTAAGGCGGTCGCGAAGCCGACCGAAGTAGCCCTCACAATTGTCACTCCGAGAGCCTTAGTTGATCGAGGTCTATTTGTAAATTTCCACTATTTTCTCCCAGCCATACAAATTAAACACCCACAATACCCATCCCTTTCGTGCCTAAAATAGAAATAAAACTACGGAGTTATTTTCCCTCACTATAAAATACTTAAATTTTCACTTCATTTCATTATCTTTGTGCATCTGAAAATTGAAACATGGAGATTCCGGCTAAATACGAAGCAAATAAAGTAGAAGATAAGTGGTATAAACACTGGATGGATAAGAATCATTTCCACAGTGAACCCGATGGAAGAGAAGCATATACTGTGGTTTTACCTCCTCCCAATGTGACAGGGATTTTACACATGGGACACATGTTGAATAGCACTATTCAGGATGTATTGGTGCGTCGCGCACGTATGTTGGGTAAAAACGCTTGCTGGGTGCCGGGAACGGATCATGCTTCGATTGCAACTGAAGCTAAAGTAGTCAATAAACTACGTGCTGAGGGTATCAAAAAATCAGATTTAACTCGTGAAGAATTCCTACGTCATGCGATGGAATGGAAAGATAAGCATGGGGGAATTATTCTAGAACAATTGAAAAAAATTGGTGCTTCATGTGATTGGGACAGAACAGCATTCACCATGGATAAAGAATACGGGGAATCCGTAATCGATGTTTTTATTGACTTATACAATAAAGGGAAAATTTATCGAGGTGTGCGAATGGTCAATTGGGACCCTGCTGCACAGACCGCTTTATCGGATGAGGAGGTTATTCATAAAGAGGTAAATTCTAAATTTTACAGCGTTCGCTATCAGGTAGAAGGAACTGATGATTGGATGGTAATTGCAACCACTCGTCCCGAAACCATACTAGGAGATAGTGCAGTATGTGTAAATCCTAACGATGCACGCTATGCGAATTTAGTAGGGAAAAATGTAATTGTTCCTATTGCAAATCGTGTCGTTCCAATTATTGCAGATGATTATGTAGATATGGAGTTTGGAACGGGTTGTTTGAAAGTTACGCCTGCTCACGACATCAATGACTATGAAATTGGAAAACGCCATAAGCTAGAAACGATAGATGTATTTAATGCTAATGGAACTTTAAACCACTTTGGACTGCATTACGAAGGAAAAGATCGTTTCGAAGTACGAAAAGAAATTGTTAAGGAATTAGAAGAAAAAGGCTTCCTTGTAAAAGTGGAAGACCATATCAATAAAGTCGGTTTTTCTGAGAGAACAGATGCGGTAATTGAACCTCGTCTTTCTATGCAATGGTTTGTGGATATGAAAGAATTATCTAAACCTGCTTTAGAAAATGTGATGAATGGAAACATCAATTTCTATCCTGACAATATGAAAAATACATATCGTCACTGGATGGAAAACATCAAAGATTGGTGTATTTCTCGTCAGTTGTGGTGGGGACATCAAATTCCGGCTTGGTATTGTGATAAAAATTGCGATCAACCAATTATTTCTAAAACAAAGCCAGAGAAATGCCCGCATTGTGGTTCGACCAACTTAAAACAAGATGAAGATGTGCTAGATACGTGGTTCTCTAGCTGGTTATGGCCAATTTCTGTTTTTAATGGATTGACACAACCTAATAATAAAGACATTCAATATTACTATCCTAGTAATGATTTGGTGACAGCTCCTGAGATTATGTTTTTCTGGGTGGCTCGTATGATTATTGCAGGATATGAGTGGTTGGGAGATAAGCCTTTCTCCAATGTATATTATACAGGAATTGTACGTGATAAATTGGGTCGAAAAATGTCCAAATCGCTTGGAAATTCTCCAGACCCTATCCAATTAATGGAAGATTATGGAGCAGATGGTGTTCGTTTGGGAATGTTGCTTTCATCTCCTGCTGGAAATGACCTTCCGTTTGATACAGACCAATGTATTCAAGGAAGAAACTTTACCAATAAGATTTGGAATGCCTTCCGTTTGGTAAGTGGTTGGGAAGTAAAAGAAATAGAACAACCAGAATACGCTAAACTAGCTGTAAATTGGTTTGAAAATAAATTTAATGAAACATTAGCGCATATCAACGACCAATTTGATAAGTTCAGAATCTCTGATGCTTTGATGGCTTCTTATAAATTGATTTGGGACGATTTCTGCTCTTGGTATTTGGAAATGATTAAACCCGAATACCAGCAGCCTATTGATGCAAAAACTAAAGAACAAACGCTCGAGTTTTTTGAGAAGTTAATGAAAATTATTCATCCGTTTACACCGTTTATTTCGGAGGAAGTTTGGCATTTATTGAGAGCAAGAAAAGAAGGAGAAGATATTATTGTAGCTGCTTGGCCAAAGTTAGAAGCTATTGATTCTAAAATAATTGCAGATTTTGAAATTGCTTTTGAGATTATTTCAAATATCCGAAACATTCGTAAACAAAATAATATTGCTAATAAAATAGCGATTGATTTCTTTATAGAGAACAATAAGCGTCACCCGAAATATTTGGATGCCGTTGTGGAGAAAATGGGCAATATTGGTTCACTTTCTTATACTTCTGTAAAACCTGAAAATGTATTTTCTTTCATAACTAATACTACTTCATTCTATATTCCTTTTGGAGAGAATGTAGATGTGGAGGCTGAACTCCAGAAGTTAAAAGAAGAATTGGATTACACCATTGGTTTTATGAAGTCCACACAGAAGAAACTTGGAAATGAGCGTTTTGTGAATGGTGCTCCTGAACAAGTTGTTGCGATGGAAAAAAAGAAATTAGCAGATGCACAAGAAAAGATTAAGTTATTAGAAGAAAAAATAGCTGAAATCAGTAAATAATTAAATCATGACACTACAAGAGTTTCAGGCAGATATTAAGGGAGGAATTCCAGCGACAATTCCTGCAAAGAAATCGTATGATATTGAGATTAATCATGCTCCCAAGAGAAAAAAGATTCTCTCTAAAGAGGAAGAAAAATTAGCGTTGAGAAATGCTTTGCGTTACTTCCCCAAAGAGCAGCATGCTCAATTATTGCCTGAATTTAGAGAGGAATTAGAGAAATATGGAAGAATCTACATGTATCGTTACCGTCCCGACTACGAGATGTATGCGAGAAATATTGAGGATTATCCAGGGAATTCTCTACAAGCGAAAGCTATCATGGTCATGATTCAAAATAATTTAGATAAAGCGGTAGCTCAACACCCTCATGAACTTATTACATACGGTGGAAACGGTGCGGTTTTTCAAAACTGGGCTCAATACCGTTTGGCTATGCAATACTTGTCCGAAATGACCGACGATCAAACCTTGGTTATGTATTCGGGTCACCCGATGGGTTTATTCCCATCGCACAAAGATGCACCAAGAGTTGTGGTTACCAATGGAATGATGATACCGAATTATTCAAAACCGGATGATTGGGAAAAATTCAATGCCTTAGGTGTTACGCAGTATGGACAAATGACAGCAGGTTCTTATATGTACATCGGACCACAAGGAATTGTTCATGGAACAACTATTACCGTGTTAAATGCTGGAAGAATGATAGCCAAAAACAACGAAGGATTGGCTGGTAAATTATTCGTAACAGCGGGACTTGGTGGAATGAGTGGGGCACAGCCAAAGGCTGGAAATATAGCAGGATGTATTACGGTTTGTGCTGAAGTTAATCCTCTAGCAGCCAGAAAACGCCACGCACAAGGTTGGGTGGATGAATTGATAGCTGATTTAGATGAATTAGTTGCTCGTGTTCGTAAGGCACAAACGGATAAAGAAATTGTTTCTATTGCTTTTGAAGGAAATGTAGTAGATGTATGGGAGAAATTTGCACAAGAAAATGTGCGAGTAGATTTGGGCTCTGACCAAACTTCTTCCCACAATCCATTTGCTGGAGGATATTATCCTGTTGGATTGTCTTTAGAGGAATCTAATCAAATGATGGCAGAGAATCCAGCGCTTTTTAAAGAAAAAGTGTATGCATCTTATCGTCGCCATATAGCTGCGGTAAATGTTCACGCTTCTCGTGGAATGTATTTCTTTGATTACGGAAACGCTTTCTTGTTAGAAGCTTCTCGTGCAGGAGCAGATGTAATGGCTGCCAATGGAATTGATTTTAAATACCCGTCTTATGTACAAGACATTATGGGACCTATGTGTTTTGATTATGGCTTTGGTCCTTTCCGTTGGGTGTGTACTTCTGGAAAACCTGAAGATTTAGCCAAAACGGATGAGTTAGCTTGTCAGGTACTAGAGAAGTTGAAACAAGAGAGTCCTGCTGAGATTCAACAGCAAATGGCAGACAATATTCATTGGATAAAAGGAGCGCAAGAAAATCATTTAGTGGTTGGATCACAAGCACGTATCTTATATGCAGATGCTTTAGGACGTATTAAAATCGCAGAAGCATTCAATCAAGCAATTGCTAGAGGTGAATTAGGTCCGGTTGTATTAGGACGTGACCACCATGACGTTTCAGGAACAGATTCTCCTTTCCGTGAAACTTCCAATATTTATGATGGCTCTAGTTTTACCGCAGATATGGCAATTCATAATGTAATTGGTGACTCATTTCGTGGTGCTACGTGGGTCTCTATCCATAACGGAGGCGGTGTTGGTTGGGGAGAGGTAATCAATGGTGGTTTCGGAATGTTATTGGATGGCTCTGCTGACTCTGATAGACGTTTAAAAATGATGCTACATTGGGATGTTAACAACGGTATCGCACGTAGAAATTGGGCGAGAAATGAAGGTGCAATTTTCGCTATCAAACGAGCTATGGAAATGGAACCTAAATTAAAGGTTACTATTCCTAATTTGGTGGATGATGATTTGTTAGGGTAGGATATTATTTCTTAAAAAACTCTATCAATATTTTTGCCTTAGCTTGTCCTACAACATCAGCTAATTCGTTAAAAGATGCTGCTTTAATTTTAGAAAGTGTTTTAAATTGATGCATCAGAATTTCTTGAGTTTTCTCTCCAATTCCTTCAATGCCAATTAATTCAGATGTGAGACTTGCTTTACTTCTTCTGTTTCTATGATGTTCGATTCCAAAACGATGCGCTTCGTTACGCATATTCTGGATGACCTTCAAACTTTCACTTTTCTTATCTAAATAAAGAGGAATGCTATCACCTGGGAAGAAAATCTCTTCCAAACGTTCAGCAATTCCCACGATTGGAAGTTTTCCCCTTAAATTTAATTTCTCCAAAGCCTCTAAAGCGGCACTTAACTGTCCTTTTCCACCATCAATAACTACTAATTGAGGTAATTCTTTTTCCTCATCCAGCAGACGACGATATCTTCGATAAACTACTTCGCGCATGGTTTCAAAATCATCAGGACCTTGAACAGTTTTTGGGATAAAATGTCGATAATCTTTTTTACTTGGGCGTGCATTTCTAAAAACAACACAAGCTGAAACAGGATTAGTTCCCATGATATTGGAGTTATCAAAACATTCCATGTAAACAGGTAACTCTTTTAGACGAAAATCTTCTTGAATCTTCTTTAAAATGCGTTCTACCTTTACCTCTGGATTTTTAAGTACCTCTTGTTTTTGTCTTTGTAACATGAAATACTTTGCATTTCGTTTAGACAAATCAAGTAAATGTTTTTTATCTCCACGCTGAGGAGTAAAGAAGGACAAACCTTCTATTTCTTCCATTTTAGTTGAGTCTTCAACAAGAATCTCCTTGGATTGACTGTTGAATTTATCGCGCATGTTAATGAGGGTAAAAGCCAGAATCTCTTCATCCGTTTCATCCAGTTTATTTTTAACCTCTACGGTAAATCCATGAATGATAGTACCGTGACTAATCACTAAATAATTGACATAGGCGCTCTTGTCATTTTTCTCTAAAGTAATCACATCAACCTTATTAATAGTTGAAGCAACTACTGTAGATTTCTTGCGATATTTTTCTAAAGCGTTAATTTTGGTTTTGTATTCTTCAGCCTCTTCAAAAGCTAAATTATCAGCCGATTCTTGCATTTTTTCTTTGAGAATACGAATTACAAAAGGGATATTTCCATTCAAAATCTGTTCGATTTGTTCAATGTATTCGTTATAGGTATCTTCTCCCTCCAAACCAATGCAAGGTGCCTTACAATTTCCAATTTGATATTCTAGACAGGCCTTATATTTTCCTAAATCAATGTTTTTTTTGCTCAAATCATAATTGCATGTACGCAATGGAAATATCTCTTTAAACAAGTCTAATAAGGTATTGACAACAAAAACAGACGGATAGGGACCATAATATTTAGAGCCATCTTTTATAATATTCCGTGTAGAGAATACCCGTGGAAATCGCTCATTTTTAATACAGATCCATGGATAAGTTTTATCGTCTTTGAGTTGAATGTTGTATTTAGGTTGGTGCTCTTTGATGAGGTTGTTTTCTAATAAAAGTGCATCGGTTTCTGTTTCTACAACGATAAAACGAATGTTATAGATATTCCGAACTAAAATGCGTGTCTTTGCATTATCATGTGTCTTAGTAAAGTATGAACTAACTCTTTTCCTAAGATTCTTGGCTTTTCCTATATAAATAATTACACCCTCAGTATTGAAATACTGATAAATCCCTGGGCTTTCAGGAAGTGACTTTATAATTTGTTGCAAATGTTCGATTCGCTCAGACATAGTACAAAAATAAGGTATAACCCGTTGTATATTCACAAAAAATAAATAATTTCTATTATAAATGAATAGTACTGAATTTGTAAAGATGTCAGAAATATGATTTTAAAAAAATAGACCCCGAGAAACCAAGGTTCTCGGGGTGACAATTGTGAGGGGAGACTATCGGTCGGCAAAGCCGACCGCCCTTCCCACTCTATGTTTTGTCACCCCGACGGACGAAGGAGTGTCGGGGTCTAAGATTATAATCTGTATTTTGTTCTAAATGCACAACAGGTTAAGGTATAATTGAGAGGAATGTTTATATATATAAAAAAAGAAGGGTAAAGTCTTATTTTACCCTTCTCTGAATAGTTGAAATATTCTATCTCTTTATATATACATATCCTTTATATTCTTTGCCACTATTTTTCTGACCTTCAGGACCTCCTAATTTAACCACATAGAAGTATGTTCCTTCTGGCAACTCATTTCCAGTGACATTTAATTTGCTTTGAGAAGTACCATCCCAATCATTTAGATAATTTTCATTGTGATATACCTCTAATCCCCAACGTGTATATATCCATACTTCAGTATTTGGGTAGGACTCTAAATTTCCAATATGGAAGTAGTCATTTGATCCATCGTTATTTGGAGAGAACGTCTCAACAATGGTTATATCGCATGGCTCAAGTGTTACATGAATAATTTGCGCTAAAGCAGTACATCCTTCATCTGTTTGAGCATATATATAGTAATCACCGCTACCATCTGAATTAGCAGAAGTGTTATGAGAAGTACCTTGATTAACAACATGGTTATCAAATT
The DNA window shown above is from Brumimicrobium sp. and carries:
- a CDS encoding acyl-CoA dehydrogenase family protein, which produces MSEISEKAIKGAEFIIRDSKPEEIFIPEEWSEEQQMIAKMCDDFIVQEVMPNIEGIDKMEEGLMVSLLNKAGELGLLGLSVPEELGGMGVDFKTSLLATERLGAGYSFSVAFGAHTGIGSLPLLYYGTEAQKQKYSPKLASGEWKASYCLTEPSAGSDANSGKTKAVLSEDGKHYIINGQKMWITNAGFANLFTVFAKIDNDEKLSAFLVEADSEGITLNPEEKKMGIKGSSTRQVFFNNVKVPVENMLSERGNGFKIALNILNIGRIKLAAGVLGGAKAAISESIKYANEREQFGRPISKYGAIRYKIAEQVIRAYVVESATYRAGQNIDDAINAYHAGGMDLGEATLKGIEQFAPECAILKVAGSETLDYVVDEAVQIHGGIGYSAESLVERAYRDSRINRIFEGTNEINRMLIIDLVLKRAMKGELDLMGPAMAVAGELMSIPDMGDAGEGVFAEEYKALKGFKKTVLMVAGSAVQKLMQTLSKEQEVLMNIADLSIQTYLAESVLLRVDKLIGMRGEEACKDEIAIAKTFIYDAADRMHKAAKDAINSFADGDEARMMQMGLKRFTKTENFNVKEARQQIAQRVINAGVYNF
- a CDS encoding patatin-like phospholipase family protein, whose protein sequence is MTKKIRILCLDGGGIRGIIPATVMEYVEHELKKRTNNQQARIADYFDMIVGTSTGGILACYYLFPNPKKDDLNEPTSLYEASEALDLYAKLGPKIFTESKRFGWFGLRQLFNATMFSSSNIETIFKEEFGDVYMDDLVKKCVITTYNMDKQRSFFFDSRDEKKGRKFLIRDVARSTSAAPTYFPSAIIKNYGDDTKMVNIDGGVFANNPAMCAYAEARNTNFQDIGKENFPSAKDMLILSIGTGAQNLNLNNYQQSNKWGIIKWAKAIPDIMMDGSADTVNYQAKLLFETLEGEDKKNYKRVDVPSANRNENMYSTDMSDASQENIENLKRAGKLALEQAQVEKKNEFTLDEFIDQLINHG
- a CDS encoding carboxypeptidase-like regulatory domain-containing protein → MKTIRTILSIILLLSLFSCTKFGKNVTVKGRVLNPITGEGISGVQIILKRSTLGGAPGFQSGGSKIIKETTTDENGYYELNKLTLSGSVLMSAHIGDRHPIGWWKGGSYSSFQNLPIDLGKTTHADFHAVPYGKLRYTIKNVSCFDQYDSLLLYTNYQLSNVSEYQNSRTYLGCFEYVGTVYTKFPMGWYYFSGNVIKNNITTSFKDSIFITNGGKHEWLFYY
- a CDS encoding valine--tRNA ligase, with the translated sequence MEIPAKYEANKVEDKWYKHWMDKNHFHSEPDGREAYTVVLPPPNVTGILHMGHMLNSTIQDVLVRRARMLGKNACWVPGTDHASIATEAKVVNKLRAEGIKKSDLTREEFLRHAMEWKDKHGGIILEQLKKIGASCDWDRTAFTMDKEYGESVIDVFIDLYNKGKIYRGVRMVNWDPAAQTALSDEEVIHKEVNSKFYSVRYQVEGTDDWMVIATTRPETILGDSAVCVNPNDARYANLVGKNVIVPIANRVVPIIADDYVDMEFGTGCLKVTPAHDINDYEIGKRHKLETIDVFNANGTLNHFGLHYEGKDRFEVRKEIVKELEEKGFLVKVEDHINKVGFSERTDAVIEPRLSMQWFVDMKELSKPALENVMNGNINFYPDNMKNTYRHWMENIKDWCISRQLWWGHQIPAWYCDKNCDQPIISKTKPEKCPHCGSTNLKQDEDVLDTWFSSWLWPISVFNGLTQPNNKDIQYYYPSNDLVTAPEIMFFWVARMIIAGYEWLGDKPFSNVYYTGIVRDKLGRKMSKSLGNSPDPIQLMEDYGADGVRLGMLLSSPAGNDLPFDTDQCIQGRNFTNKIWNAFRLVSGWEVKEIEQPEYAKLAVNWFENKFNETLAHINDQFDKFRISDALMASYKLIWDDFCSWYLEMIKPEYQQPIDAKTKEQTLEFFEKLMKIIHPFTPFISEEVWHLLRARKEGEDIIVAAWPKLEAIDSKIIADFEIAFEIISNIRNIRKQNNIANKIAIDFFIENNKRHPKYLDAVVEKMGNIGSLSYTSVKPENVFSFITNTTSFYIPFGENVDVEAELQKLKEELDYTIGFMKSTQKKLGNERFVNGAPEQVVAMEKKKLADAQEKIKLLEEKIAEISK
- a CDS encoding urocanate hydratase, translating into MTLQEFQADIKGGIPATIPAKKSYDIEINHAPKRKKILSKEEEKLALRNALRYFPKEQHAQLLPEFREELEKYGRIYMYRYRPDYEMYARNIEDYPGNSLQAKAIMVMIQNNLDKAVAQHPHELITYGGNGAVFQNWAQYRLAMQYLSEMTDDQTLVMYSGHPMGLFPSHKDAPRVVVTNGMMIPNYSKPDDWEKFNALGVTQYGQMTAGSYMYIGPQGIVHGTTITVLNAGRMIAKNNEGLAGKLFVTAGLGGMSGAQPKAGNIAGCITVCAEVNPLAARKRHAQGWVDELIADLDELVARVRKAQTDKEIVSIAFEGNVVDVWEKFAQENVRVDLGSDQTSSHNPFAGGYYPVGLSLEESNQMMAENPALFKEKVYASYRRHIAAVNVHASRGMYFFDYGNAFLLEASRAGADVMAANGIDFKYPSYVQDIMGPMCFDYGFGPFRWVCTSGKPEDLAKTDELACQVLEKLKQESPAEIQQQMADNIHWIKGAQENHLVVGSQARILYADALGRIKIAEAFNQAIARGELGPVVLGRDHHDVSGTDSPFRETSNIYDGSSFTADMAIHNVIGDSFRGATWVSIHNGGGVGWGEVINGGFGMLLDGSADSDRRLKMMLHWDVNNGIARRNWARNEGAIFAIKRAMEMEPKLKVTIPNLVDDDLLG
- the uvrC gene encoding excinuclease ABC subunit UvrC codes for the protein MSERIEHLQQIIKSLPESPGIYQYFNTEGVIIYIGKAKNLRKRVSSYFTKTHDNAKTRILVRNIYNIRFIVVETETDALLLENNLIKEHQPKYNIQLKDDKTYPWICIKNERFPRVFSTRNIIKDGSKYYGPYPSVFVVNTLLDLFKEIFPLRTCNYDLSKKNIDLGKYKACLEYQIGNCKAPCIGLEGEDTYNEYIEQIEQILNGNIPFVIRILKEKMQESADNLAFEEAEEYKTKINALEKYRKKSTVVASTINKVDVITLEKNDKSAYVNYLVISHGTIIHGFTVEVKNKLDETDEEILAFTLINMRDKFNSQSKEILVEDSTKMEEIEGLSFFTPQRGDKKHLLDLSKRNAKYFMLQRQKQEVLKNPEVKVERILKKIQEDFRLKELPVYMECFDNSNIMGTNPVSACVVFRNARPSKKDYRHFIPKTVQGPDDFETMREVVYRRYRRLLDEEKELPQLVVIDGGKGQLSAALEALEKLNLRGKLPIVGIAERLEEIFFPGDSIPLYLDKKSESLKVIQNMRNEAHRFGIEHHRNRRSKASLTSELIGIEGIGEKTQEILMHQFKTLSKIKAASFNELADVVGQAKAKILIEFFKK